Proteins found in one Mucilaginibacter inviolabilis genomic segment:
- a CDS encoding hemolysin family protein, giving the protein MDPAHYEISTFYLIATVLLVLLNGFFVAAEFAMVRVRGSQIEIKAKSGSGVAKVARGILHNLDGYLAATQLGITIASLALGVVGEEVATNIVIRGFMAIGITLSGGFITASHILAFTFITVLHIVFGELAPKSIAIQKSVRTVLTVSLPLRFFFVFFKPLIWLLNGFANFILRLLGINTLEGGEAHHSSEELQYLLEQGKESGALDSNEHELIQNVFDFNERVVKNIMVPRTKISGIDISSTKEELLDMIITEGYSRMPVYDDVIDKIIGIVHAKDILPLLARNEEIVLKNIIRKPYFIPETKKINDLMAELQQKRIQIAIVLDEFGGTAGMVTLEDIVEELVGEIQDEYDEEKPIVEKVNDREFIVNALAPIYDVNEHLPHDLPEDGDFDTVSGWLGDIFGKIPDVGEQKESNGYNITVLRKSDQNIESVKLELLINEEDAVDLH; this is encoded by the coding sequence ATGGACCCCGCGCATTACGAAATAAGTACTTTTTATTTAATTGCAACCGTGTTGCTGGTTTTGCTCAACGGTTTTTTTGTAGCCGCAGAGTTTGCCATGGTTAGGGTGCGGGGTTCGCAAATTGAAATAAAGGCCAAATCAGGAAGCGGCGTTGCTAAGGTTGCGCGTGGTATACTGCATAACCTTGATGGGTACCTGGCGGCAACGCAGTTAGGTATTACCATAGCATCGCTGGCGTTGGGTGTTGTGGGAGAAGAGGTGGCCACCAACATTGTGATCAGAGGCTTTATGGCCATCGGGATAACGCTCTCCGGTGGCTTTATTACGGCAAGCCATATTTTAGCCTTTACCTTTATTACCGTATTGCATATAGTGTTTGGCGAGCTTGCTCCCAAATCAATAGCTATTCAAAAATCGGTACGTACGGTGCTTACGGTTTCTCTTCCGCTTAGATTTTTCTTTGTGTTTTTCAAACCTTTGATATGGCTGTTAAATGGGTTCGCTAATTTTATTTTGAGGCTTTTAGGTATTAATACCTTAGAAGGTGGAGAGGCGCATCACAGCTCCGAAGAGTTACAATATCTGCTTGAGCAGGGTAAGGAATCGGGAGCTTTGGATTCCAATGAGCACGAACTGATTCAGAACGTATTTGATTTTAACGAGCGTGTGGTTAAAAACATCATGGTACCCCGTACAAAAATATCAGGCATTGACATCAGTTCGACCAAAGAAGAGTTGCTCGATATGATCATTACCGAAGGGTATTCACGTATGCCTGTTTATGATGATGTGATCGATAAAATCATTGGAATTGTACATGCCAAGGATATTTTACCGTTATTAGCCCGCAACGAAGAAATCGTATTAAAAAATATTATCCGCAAGCCCTATTTTATTCCTGAAACCAAGAAGATCAATGATCTGATGGCCGAGCTGCAACAAAAGCGCATCCAGATAGCTATTGTGCTTGATGAATTTGGCGGTACTGCAGGTATGGTTACGCTGGAGGATATTGTAGAAGAACTGGTAGGTGAGATACAGGATGAGTACGATGAAGAAAAACCTATTGTTGAAAAAGTAAATGACCGCGAATTTATCGTAAATGCGCTTGCTCCTATATATGACGTAAACGAGCACCTGCCGCATGATTTGCCGGAAGATGGTGACTTTGATACCGTATCAGGCTGGTTGGGAGATATATTTGGCAAGATACCTGACGTAGGCGAACAAAAAGAATCAAACGGGTATAACATCACCGTGCTTCGTAAATCAGACCAAAACATTGAATCAGTTAAATTAGAATTGCTGATAAATGAAGAAGATGCGGTAGATTTACATTAG
- a CDS encoding DedA family protein, with product MESFWEYLQNLTDAQSIISRGGFYLLLIVVFAETGLFFGFFLPGDYLLFMAGLLCSAGKVDVTISTLVLSLIGAGVLGNFAGYWFGYRTGPVLFNKNDSLFFKKRYVTLASDFYNKYGGMALILGRFFPIVRTFAPIFAGVVKVDIKRFTLFNFIGSVTWVCAFTLSGFFLGKRFPQLKDYLQYIVLGLIIATSIPLIVAYVRKKVLEAKENK from the coding sequence ATGGAAAGTTTTTGGGAATACCTTCAAAATTTAACGGACGCTCAATCCATTATAAGCAGGGGGGGCTTTTATCTCTTGCTTATTGTTGTGTTTGCTGAAACCGGCTTATTTTTTGGTTTTTTTTTACCAGGAGATTATCTGCTTTTTATGGCAGGCCTGCTATGCTCGGCAGGAAAGGTTGATGTAACTATATCCACATTGGTTTTATCGCTTATTGGTGCCGGGGTATTAGGTAATTTTGCCGGCTATTGGTTCGGTTACCGAACGGGACCGGTATTGTTTAATAAAAACGATTCCTTGTTTTTTAAGAAACGGTACGTAACCCTGGCCAGCGATTTTTATAACAAGTACGGCGGCATGGCATTGATTTTAGGTAGATTTTTCCCTATAGTTAGAACATTTGCCCCTATATTTGCAGGTGTGGTAAAGGTTGATATAAAGAGGTTTACTTTATTTAACTTTATAGGCAGTGTAACCTGGGTATGCGCATTTACCCTAAGCGGCTTTTTTCTGGGGAAACGTTTTCCGCAGCTAAAAGATTATCTGCAATACATTGTTTTAGGATTGATCATAGCTACTTCTATCCCCCTAATTGTAGCTTATGTAAGAAAGAAAGTGTTAGAAGCAAAAGAAAATAAATAA
- a CDS encoding SusC/RagA family TonB-linked outer membrane protein yields the protein MKKNLLTILLLFSCITFGLAQSRVITGKVTDQKDGSPLPGVSVTVKGASGTGTQTGVNGTFNLSVPANAKVLVFRFLGFKETELSINGKPLNVQMESDAKQLTEVVVVGYGSQQRQAITGSIATVSSKEIQNTPVTTLEQAIQGKAAGVNIQANNGKLGQGIKISIRGTASISAGTQPLVVIDGIVTTSNDISTTTAGTDPLADINFNDVESVQVLKDASATAIYGARASNGVLLITTKKGKAGDAKVNFTAQWGTSNPSRHRQFLNSTQWLALIERAAVGAGKQDFASQDPDNPSYATVEDAIAAEKAFAEGRFTRYAAGSTDWGKTNTDWEKQAFQHAPQSQYDLNISGGNEKTTYYIGGQYLDQTGIVQGNNFTRMSGRLNLNTKVYKNLDVGMNLSFMHTLNKRVDNDNSFGTPLQIVALSPITPVIDPRSGLISGTPPGQSGNYPLYYNPLINVDNAYFHTNVYRTLGNVYGNWQIIKKLAFRSEFGIDQTNQNEDSYSGSATARNTSQPNGFGENTQTTVSHFTVNNYFTYKDSFGADNTLDATVGTSYEYYDNTGNDIQGQQFPSDSYKQIIDAAVKAGGYSKRAEYSFVSYFARANYAYKSKYLLSVSATAQGSSRFSSNNRYGYFPAASAGWVLTQEDFLKDSKIFSNLKLKGSYGLTGNGEIGNYAALGLFYGDAGYNGVPGQRFYQLANPNLKWETTAQLDVGLEVGFLNNRLNATFDYYNKNTRDLLLDVNVPQTLGIATQTQNLGKLYNRGYEITLSSDNFVGKFKWTTAFNLAYNKNVVTDVKGLIIGTNDLNRVIEGQQIGVFYGPEYAGVDPANGDALYYKNTKDASGKIIDRSTTNNYNQASPVVLGNPTPSFTGGITNTFTYAGFDLAVTFQGAFGNKIYNSAGQYMSANGSNGFDNQTIDQLKYWDKPGDITNVPEPRLFYSNGTSPSSRYVTGGSYVRCKAVALGYNVPKSVLSKIKLDRARVFVNAYNLFLITKYKGWDPEVNSDYQASNINLGVDFYSAPQPRTITFGVNVGL from the coding sequence ATGAAGAAAAATTTACTAACAATTTTGTTGTTATTTTCTTGTATTACATTTGGTTTAGCACAAAGCCGTGTTATTACAGGCAAGGTAACAGATCAGAAAGACGGTTCACCCTTACCAGGGGTAAGTGTAACCGTGAAGGGTGCTTCGGGAACAGGTACTCAAACTGGTGTAAACGGAACGTTTAATCTCTCGGTTCCAGCTAATGCAAAGGTGCTGGTTTTCAGATTTCTGGGTTTTAAAGAAACCGAACTTTCTATCAATGGAAAACCATTGAATGTACAGATGGAGTCTGATGCAAAACAACTTACTGAAGTGGTTGTAGTAGGTTATGGCTCACAACAAAGACAAGCCATAACCGGATCTATAGCTACTGTATCATCAAAAGAGATACAAAACACCCCGGTAACTACACTGGAGCAAGCCATACAGGGTAAAGCGGCAGGTGTAAATATCCAGGCTAATAATGGAAAGCTTGGACAAGGAATAAAGATAAGCATCCGTGGTACTGCATCAATATCGGCAGGTACACAGCCCCTGGTAGTAATTGATGGTATTGTTACCACAAGTAATGATATTTCCACCACAACAGCAGGAACAGATCCTCTTGCGGATATCAACTTTAATGATGTTGAATCCGTTCAGGTTTTAAAAGACGCGTCGGCTACCGCAATATATGGTGCACGGGCATCAAATGGTGTATTGCTCATTACTACCAAAAAGGGCAAAGCCGGCGATGCCAAGGTTAACTTCACAGCACAATGGGGTACAAGTAACCCGTCAAGGCACCGTCAGTTTCTAAATTCTACTCAATGGCTGGCTTTGATAGAACGTGCGGCTGTTGGTGCGGGCAAACAGGATTTTGCAAGCCAGGATCCTGATAACCCCAGTTATGCTACGGTTGAAGATGCTATTGCTGCTGAAAAGGCATTTGCCGAAGGCAGGTTTACCCGATATGCGGCAGGAAGCACAGATTGGGGCAAAACAAATACCGATTGGGAAAAACAGGCGTTTCAACACGCTCCTCAATCGCAGTATGACCTGAACATATCCGGAGGTAACGAAAAAACAACTTACTACATTGGTGGTCAATACCTTGATCAAACAGGTATAGTTCAAGGCAATAATTTCACCAGGATGTCTGGTCGTTTAAACCTGAATACTAAAGTGTATAAAAACCTGGATGTGGGTATGAATCTGAGCTTTATGCATACCTTAAATAAACGTGTTGATAATGATAACTCGTTTGGTACTCCACTGCAAATTGTTGCACTATCCCCAATTACACCTGTCATTGACCCCAGAAGTGGTTTAATAAGCGGCACGCCTCCGGGTCAATCAGGTAATTACCCACTTTATTATAATCCTTTGATCAATGTTGATAATGCCTATTTCCACACCAATGTTTACAGAACATTAGGTAACGTATACGGAAACTGGCAAATTATTAAAAAACTTGCATTCCGATCAGAGTTTGGTATAGACCAGACTAACCAGAATGAAGATTCGTATTCAGGTTCGGCCACTGCAAGAAACACCAGTCAGCCAAATGGTTTTGGTGAAAATACCCAAACCACTGTATCGCATTTTACAGTGAACAATTATTTTACTTATAAAGATAGCTTTGGTGCGGATAATACCTTAGATGCAACAGTAGGTACCAGTTATGAGTATTATGATAACACTGGTAATGATATACAAGGTCAACAATTTCCTTCTGATTCATATAAGCAAATTATTGATGCTGCCGTAAAAGCAGGAGGTTATTCAAAGCGGGCGGAGTATAGCTTTGTATCCTATTTTGCCCGGGCCAACTATGCATACAAGAGCAAGTATCTGTTGTCTGTAAGTGCCACTGCCCAGGGATCATCCAGATTTAGCTCAAACAATCGTTATGGTTATTTCCCGGCGGCTTCTGCGGGTTGGGTATTAACCCAGGAGGATTTCTTAAAAGATTCCAAGATCTTCAGTAATCTGAAATTGAAAGGCAGCTATGGTTTAACTGGTAATGGGGAAATTGGTAATTATGCCGCACTTGGTTTATTTTATGGCGACGCAGGTTATAATGGCGTACCGGGGCAGCGCTTTTACCAATTAGCAAATCCTAACCTTAAATGGGAAACCACTGCACAACTGGATGTTGGTTTAGAGGTTGGGTTTCTTAATAACCGTTTAAATGCTACGTTTGATTATTACAATAAAAATACCCGTGACCTTTTGCTTGACGTAAACGTACCACAAACACTGGGCATTGCCACGCAGACACAAAACTTGGGTAAATTATATAACCGGGGTTACGAGATAACATTATCATCAGATAATTTTGTTGGCAAATTTAAATGGACAACCGCCTTTAACCTGGCTTACAATAAAAACGTAGTTACCGATGTAAAAGGGCTGATCATTGGAACCAACGATTTGAACAGGGTAATTGAAGGACAACAGATAGGTGTATTTTATGGACCCGAATATGCCGGTGTAGACCCAGCCAATGGCGATGCTTTGTATTATAAGAACACCAAGGATGCCAGCGGTAAAATCATCGATCGAAGTACAACAAATAATTACAACCAGGCCTCTCCGGTTGTTTTGGGTAATCCAACTCCGTCTTTTACTGGCGGTATTACCAATACCTTTACCTATGCGGGTTTTGATTTGGCTGTTACTTTCCAGGGAGCTTTTGGCAATAAAATTTACAATAGTGCCGGTCAGTATATGAGTGCAAATGGTAGTAATGGTTTTGATAACCAAACTATCGATCAGTTAAAATATTGGGATAAGCCGGGTGATATTACTAATGTGCCAGAACCACGGTTATTTTATTCAAATGGAACAAGCCCATCAAGCCGATATGTAACGGGTGGTTCATATGTACGTTGTAAAGCAGTGGCTTTAGGATATAATGTACCAAAAAGTGTGTTATCAAAAATTAAATTAGATAGAGCAAGGGTGTTTGTTAATGCATACAACCTGTTCCTGATAACCAAATATAAAGGCTGGGATCCGGAAGTAAACTCCGACTATCAGGCAAGCAATATTAACCTGGGGGTTGACTTTTACTCGGCTCCGCAACCCCGTACAATTACTTTTGGTGTAAACGTAGGATTGTAA
- a CDS encoding DUF4159 domain-containing protein: MKIAKIFIVAFTAIILMSSFNNPAYKIARLKYNGGGDWYGDRTALPNLIKFCNENLKTNFEADDDVVEVGSASLFNYPFTFMTGHGNVIFTDQEAQNLRKYLTGGGFLHIDDNYGFDKFIRPQMKKVFPELDFVELPVNHPIYHQKYPFPNGLPKIHEHDGKRAQGFGLIYKGRLVCFYTYECDLGNGWEDYGTYAGDTQEARLKALKMGANLIQYIFTQ, from the coding sequence ATGAAAATAGCCAAAATTTTTATCGTTGCTTTTACTGCCATCATACTCATGAGTAGTTTTAATAATCCAGCATATAAAATAGCGCGGCTTAAATATAACGGTGGCGGCGACTGGTACGGCGATCGTACTGCACTGCCCAACCTGATCAAATTTTGCAACGAAAATTTAAAAACGAATTTTGAGGCTGATGACGATGTAGTGGAAGTAGGCAGCGCTTCTTTGTTTAATTACCCCTTTACCTTTATGACTGGGCATGGCAACGTGATATTTACCGATCAGGAAGCTCAAAATCTGCGCAAGTATTTAACAGGGGGCGGCTTTCTGCATATCGACGATAATTATGGTTTCGATAAATTTATCCGCCCGCAAATGAAGAAGGTTTTCCCGGAGCTTGATTTTGTTGAATTGCCGGTTAATCACCCCATCTATCATCAAAAATACCCCTTTCCAAATGGCTTGCCTAAAATTCATGAGCATGATGGAAAACGGGCGCAAGGTTTCGGGCTTATTTACAAAGGTCGACTAGTATGCTTTTATACCTATGAGTGCGATTTAGGTAATGGCTGGGAAGATTATGGCACCTATGCCGGCGATACGCAGGAAGCCCGCTTAAAAGCGCTCAAAATGGGCGCAAATCTTATTCAGTATATATTTACTCAATAA
- a CDS encoding 16S rRNA (uracil(1498)-N(3))-methyltransferase, translated as MQLFYTPDIEPTHPQYFLSEEESKHAIRVLRLEVGSEVQLIDGRGGFYTAVIQDAHPKRTILQITSVTESYNKRNHYLHLAVAPTKNIERLEWFLEKATEIGIDEISLIISQRSERKEAKVDRLHKIITAAIKQSIKAYHPVLNEPVKLNELLARQFDGQKFIAHCEPGDKLSLRNDLQLQGRYLILIGPEGDFAPVEIESALQNGFKPITLGESRLRTETAALEACFEVNFLNRV; from the coding sequence ATGCAGCTTTTTTATACACCCGATATAGAACCCACTCATCCCCAATATTTTCTTAGTGAAGAAGAAAGTAAGCACGCTATCCGCGTATTACGGCTGGAAGTTGGCAGTGAAGTACAACTGATTGATGGCCGAGGCGGCTTTTACACCGCGGTGATACAGGATGCTCATCCTAAGCGTACCATACTGCAAATCACCTCTGTTACCGAAAGTTATAACAAGCGTAATCATTATCTGCATTTAGCAGTTGCACCTACCAAAAATATTGAGCGGCTGGAATGGTTTCTGGAAAAAGCTACCGAGATTGGCATTGATGAAATCTCACTGATCATCAGTCAGCGGTCAGAACGTAAGGAAGCAAAAGTTGATCGGCTTCATAAGATCATTACAGCGGCCATAAAACAATCTATTAAAGCCTACCACCCGGTTTTGAATGAGCCTGTGAAACTAAATGAGCTGCTGGCACGCCAGTTTGATGGGCAAAAGTTTATAGCTCACTGCGAACCCGGCGACAAACTTAGTTTGCGTAATGATTTGCAGCTACAGGGCCGCTACCTGATATTGATAGGTCCGGAAGGTGATTTTGCACCTGTCGAAATTGAAAGCGCTTTGCAAAACGGTTTTAAACCCATAACTTTAGGTGAAAGTCGCCTGCGTACAGAAACGGCAGCATTGGAAGCCTGTTTTGAGGTGAACTTTTTAAACCGTGTATGA
- a CDS encoding RagB/SusD family nutrient uptake outer membrane protein, whose translation MKRLRSYIKIITVVSAITALTACKKQLDLKPHDQIDATGAITTDKDVQSTLIGAYNRAGLSYIYGGDVFLMPDLMASQDVVDWAGTFQDLTQMVNQRLTINNAYVETYWLDAYRVNNQANYVLSNLDKATAANKNSYEGQAKFLRGLMYFDMARLFGRAWNDGDPNVNLAVPIVLNPTTVIGADSYPPRSTVAQVYAQAISDLTDAETKLTTSVSFYANTYAASAILARIYLQQGQYAKAVTEATKVISGGKYSLVANYADEFPFPNQNAVHVDNTTEDIFAIQVTAQQGTNDLNTFYASSDYGGRGDISLKSSFLTEFEEGDGRLAVYNEDSGGSLQVDKFDNLYGNVHVIRLAELYLIRAEANFRLSTSTGAAPVDDINVIRTRAGLAALSSVTIDDILKERRLELAFEGGFFLHDAKRLLKKVNGLDYNSPRLVFPIPRDEINANKNLKQNDGY comes from the coding sequence ATGAAAAGATTGAGATCATATATAAAAATTATTACAGTTGTTTCCGCCATTACAGCGTTAACGGCTTGTAAAAAACAGTTGGATTTAAAGCCTCACGACCAGATAGACGCTACCGGAGCCATCACAACTGATAAAGATGTACAGAGCACACTGATTGGTGCCTATAACCGGGCCGGATTATCATATATCTATGGAGGAGATGTGTTTTTAATGCCCGATCTGATGGCCAGTCAAGATGTAGTTGACTGGGCCGGTACATTTCAGGATCTTACACAAATGGTAAATCAGAGGCTCACCATAAATAATGCTTATGTTGAGACTTACTGGTTAGATGCTTACAGGGTAAATAATCAGGCTAATTATGTACTGTCCAATCTGGATAAAGCAACCGCAGCCAATAAGAATTCCTACGAAGGACAGGCTAAGTTTTTAAGAGGGCTGATGTATTTTGATATGGCGCGTTTGTTTGGCAGAGCATGGAACGATGGTGACCCTAATGTTAATTTAGCGGTGCCTATTGTGTTAAACCCAACAACGGTTATCGGCGCTGATTCCTATCCACCACGATCAACTGTAGCACAGGTTTATGCCCAGGCTATATCCGATCTTACCGATGCCGAGACCAAGCTTACTACTTCGGTTTCATTTTATGCTAATACTTATGCTGCTTCGGCCATACTTGCAAGAATATATTTACAACAGGGGCAATATGCAAAGGCTGTTACAGAAGCAACAAAGGTTATCAGCGGCGGAAAATATAGTTTGGTTGCAAACTATGCCGATGAGTTTCCTTTCCCTAATCAAAATGCTGTTCATGTTGATAATACAACGGAAGATATTTTTGCCATACAGGTAACTGCTCAGCAAGGTACAAATGATCTGAATACGTTTTATGCTTCTTCTGACTACGGAGGTCGTGGAGATATTTCCCTTAAATCAAGTTTCCTTACTGAATTTGAAGAAGGTGACGGACGTTTGGCTGTATACAATGAAGATTCCGGCGGCTCATTGCAGGTTGACAAATTTGATAATTTGTATGGTAACGTTCATGTAATACGTTTAGCGGAGTTATACCTTATTCGCGCCGAAGCAAATTTTCGCCTGAGCACCTCAACCGGAGCGGCGCCTGTTGATGATATCAATGTGATCAGGACCCGTGCAGGACTAGCTGCGCTATCTTCCGTTACAATTGATGATATTTTAAAAGAAAGGCGATTGGAGCTTGCTTTTGAAGGTGGTTTCTTTTTGCATGATGCCAAGCGTTTGTTGAAAAAAGTTAATGGGCTGGATTATAACTCACCAAGGTTAGTATTCCCGATACCTCGCGATGAGATAAATGCCAACAAGAACCTTAAACAAAATGATGGCTATTAA
- a CDS encoding inorganic diphosphatase yields MSTQHPWHQVSPGENIPEVVNAIIEIPKGSKAKYEIDKDSGLLKLDRVLFSSVMYPANYGFIPQTYCDDKDPLDILVLCSIDVFPMSIIEAKVVGVMHMVDNGEQDDKIIAVAKNDMSVNYINDLNELPPHAMTEIVRFFKDYKKLEGKNVTIEHLLGVRYAHKVIQESLELYKTTFPVTQ; encoded by the coding sequence ATGAGTACACAACACCCCTGGCACCAGGTTTCTCCTGGCGAAAATATCCCTGAAGTTGTTAATGCAATCATCGAGATTCCAAAAGGTTCAAAAGCAAAATATGAAATTGATAAAGATTCAGGTTTATTAAAGCTTGATCGTGTTTTATTTTCGTCGGTAATGTATCCGGCAAATTATGGTTTTATCCCGCAAACTTATTGTGACGATAAGGATCCGTTGGATATTCTGGTATTATGCTCTATTGACGTTTTCCCAATGTCTATCATCGAAGCCAAAGTTGTAGGTGTGATGCACATGGTTGATAATGGCGAGCAGGATGACAAGATTATTGCGGTAGCCAAAAATGATATGTCTGTAAACTATATCAACGACCTGAATGAACTCCCTCCGCATGCTATGACAGAGATCGTTCGTTTCTTTAAAGATTACAAGAAACTGGAAGGTAAAAACGTAACCATTGAGCATTTGCTTGGTGTTCGTTATGCACATAAGGTGATACAAGAAAGTTTGGAATTGTATAAAACTACTTTTCCTGTCACGCAATAA
- a CDS encoding NADH-quinone oxidoreductase subunit N: MNTLIIISVLPIVLLYLGLYKATKSLLPVTIIGLLAALGLAIAQWNNVALPIYSGMMMFDNFSIAFSGITIIATILILMLSKGYFDKISKHVAEYYAIILFSLAGIIVMVSFYNLVMLFIGIEIMSVSLYILAGIKKSDFASNEAALKYFLMGAFSTGFLLFGITLLYGTTGSFSLEVIRDWVLAHPHADPMFYTGIVLIIVGLCFKVGAAPFHFWTPDVYEGAPTLITAFMSTVVKTAGFAAFLRLFSACFAPLSDFWVPVILVITIITLFIGNITALYQQSFKRMLAFSSISHAGYLLFAIVALGAGSANSVFIYATAYSIASIIAFGSLILVQQQSGSDNFESFNGLAKSNPFLAFVLTIAMLSLAGIPLTAGFMGKFFMFSGALAKYHVWLVIIAVVNAIISIFYYFRVIIAMYFRTADRTELVVPAYYKVVFIISALVTILIGVYPDFIARFI; this comes from the coding sequence ATGAATACTTTAATCATCATATCTGTTTTACCTATAGTGCTTTTGTACCTCGGCTTGTATAAGGCTACAAAATCATTATTACCGGTTACTATTATTGGTTTGCTGGCAGCCCTAGGTTTAGCTATTGCCCAATGGAACAATGTTGCCCTGCCTATATACAGCGGTATGATGATGTTTGATAATTTCTCTATCGCATTTTCAGGCATCACTATTATTGCCACTATACTTATCCTGATGCTGTCAAAAGGATATTTTGATAAGATCAGCAAACATGTGGCAGAGTACTATGCTATTATCCTGTTTTCACTGGCCGGTATCATTGTGATGGTATCTTTCTACAACCTGGTGATGCTGTTTATTGGTATCGAGATCATGTCAGTTAGTTTATATATTCTGGCGGGTATCAAAAAAAGCGATTTTGCATCAAACGAAGCTGCTTTAAAATATTTTTTAATGGGTGCTTTTTCAACAGGCTTCCTGTTGTTTGGTATCACGTTATTGTACGGTACAACAGGTTCATTTAGCCTGGAAGTTATCCGCGACTGGGTTTTGGCCCATCCGCATGCCGACCCCATGTTTTATACCGGCATAGTGCTTATCATTGTAGGTCTTTGCTTTAAAGTAGGCGCTGCCCCTTTTCACTTCTGGACACCGGATGTATACGAAGGTGCACCAACGCTGATTACCGCGTTCATGTCAACCGTAGTTAAAACCGCAGGCTTTGCAGCTTTCCTACGCCTGTTTTCGGCCTGCTTCGCACCATTGTCTGATTTTTGGGTGCCGGTCATATTGGTTATCACTATTATTACCTTGTTTATAGGTAATATCACCGCGCTGTATCAGCAAAGTTTTAAACGTATGCTGGCTTTTTCGAGTATCTCGCATGCAGGCTACCTGCTTTTTGCTATCGTAGCTTTAGGGGCGGGTTCAGCTAACTCGGTGTTTATTTACGCAACCGCATATTCTATCGCTTCAATCATTGCTTTCGGCAGTTTGATACTGGTTCAGCAACAAAGCGGCAGCGACAACTTTGAAAGCTTTAATGGTTTGGCTAAAAGCAACCCATTCCTGGCATTTGTATTAACCATAGCGATGCTTTCTTTGGCAGGTATACCGCTTACCGCGGGCTTTATGGGTAAGTTCTTCATGTTCTCCGGAGCGTTGGCCAAATACCATGTTTGGTTGGTTATTATAGCCGTAGTAAATGCCATCATTAGCATTTTTTATTACTTCAGGGTTATTATTGCTATGTACTTCCGCACGGCAGATCGTACCGAACTGGTGGTACCTGCTTATTATAAAGTAGTGTTCATCATCTCGGCACTGGTAACTATCCTTATCGGTGTTTACCCTGATTTTATTGCCAGGTTCATTTAA